One genomic segment of Tripterygium wilfordii isolate XIE 37 chromosome 9, ASM1340144v1, whole genome shotgun sequence includes these proteins:
- the LOC120005179 gene encoding equilibrative nucleotide transporter 8-like → MKAILGDHPAEPRDTYRIAYIIHFLLGAGNLLPWNAFITAIDYFGNLYPNKNIEKVFSVAYMSSSVFVLVVVMSSGGWSKRLSYRLRMNLGFSLFVLSMMVAPFIDWVSKERWNGAYAVTVASVVFCGLADGLIGGSLIGSAGKLPKQYMQAVFAGTASSGVLVSLLRIITKASLPRTQQGLRTSAHFYLLISTIILLCCTLCCNLLYKLPVMQLHYKDLEDDSPYKKPTFFILARKIKWPAFGIMIIYVVTLSIFPGFLAENLSSKLLQDWYPVLLITTYNVADFIGKALTALYVVKSINKAAWGCIARLMFYPFFAACLHGPKWLGTEVPVVVLTFMLGLTNGYLTSVLMILTPKTVPASEAELCAIVMVVFLGVGLVLGSVLGWIWVI, encoded by the exons ATGAAGGCTATTCTTGGAGATCATCCGGCTGAGCCGAGAGACACATACAGAATTGCTTATATCATCCATTTCTTGCTTGGAGCTGGCAACTTGCTTCCCTGGAATGCTTTCATCACTGCTATCGATTACTTTGGCAATCTGTATCCAAATAAGAACATCGAAAAGGTCTTCTCTGTTGCCTACATGAGTTCTTCAGTATTTGTTCTTGTTGTGGTAATGAGTTCTGGTGGATGGAGCAAGAGGCTGAGTTACAGATTGAGAATGAACCTGGGATTCAGCCTGTTTGTTCTCTCTATGATGGTAGCTCCGTTTATTGACTGGGTTTCAAAGGAGAGATGGAACGGAGCCTATGCTGTGACAGTGGCATCAGTTGTCTTCTGTGGTTTGGCTGACGGCTTGATAGGAGGAAGTTTGATTGGATCAGCTGGAAAACTACCGAAACAGTATATGCAGGCTGTTTTTGCTGGAACTGCCTCTTCAG GAGTTCTGGTTTCTCTGCTGAGAATCATAACAAAGGCATCACTTCCACGGACACAACAAGGGCTTCGAACAAGTGCTCACTTCTACTTATTAATCAGCACGATAATCTTGCTGTGTTGCACCCTTTGTTGCAACTTGTTGTACAAGTTACCTGTTATGCAGCTGCATTACAAAGATCTTGAAGATGATTCCCCCTATAAAAAGCCGACGTTTTTCATCCTGGCGAGGAAAATCAAATGGCCAGCATTTGGGATTATGATAATTTATGTTGTGACCCTGTCGATTTTCCCTGGATTCCTAGCTGAAAATCTCTCATCAAAGCTACTCCAAGATTGGTACCCTGTTCTGCTGATAACAACCTACAATGTTGCAGATTTCATTGGGAAGGCTTTGACAGCACTGTATGTTGTGAAGAGTATTAACAAAGCTGCATGGGGTTGCATTGCTAGACTTATGTTTTATCCATTCTTTGCAGCATGTCTCCATGGACCCAAGTGGTTGGGAACAGAAGTACCAGTTGTTGTTCTGACATTTATGCTTGGACTGACAAATGGATATCTGACAAGCGTTCTCATGATTCTCACACCAAAAACAGTGCCTGCTTCGGAAGCAGAGTTGTGTGCAATTGTTATGGTTGTGTTTTTGGGAGTAGGGTTGGTTTTAGGCTCAGTTCTTGGCTGGATTTGGGTCATATAA
- the LOC120006569 gene encoding vinorine synthase-like yields MFNKYYYVERVVLTMKVEIVSRETIKPSSPTPQQLKIFKLSLLDQLAPSNYSRAIYFYPANANVSPHHHASGVQAKTLQLLKASLTNILTLYYPFAGRFKDRSSIECSDEGVDFVEARINCVLSHLLQNHDAEQPEELLPVEAESMGATTGSLLQVQANFFVCGSIAISICLSHKVADAVSFFTFVKSWFSTARESSFPAMHNPEFFFRSDFLPPQNSLLPPLDFSRGKCVRKRFVFNSTSIAKLKAKTASASVQQPTRAEAVTALLWKCAMTTSRLVQGFSSKSLCFRRINLRSRFTPPLSEFTFGNLVGLLVTPKKMMDEEMEIDLTSSVCQLRKGRQEFKVDDLEGQDLLLGESETNKKEIGNLIRKENVHFFFCSSVCGMEVYEADFGWGKPIWMCLSNIKKPNVAYLVDTRDGDGIEALVCLSEEEMAVFERNEELLASATLSPNILDVNICAGNKNSRL; encoded by the coding sequence ATgttcaacaaatattattatgtTGAGAGAGTTGTTTTGACGATGAAGGTCGAGATTGTTTCGAGAGAAACCATCAAACCATCCTCTCCAACTCCCCAACAACTCAAGATTTTCAAGCTCTCTCTTCTTGATCAACTTGCTCCCTCAAACTACTCTCGAGCAATTTACTTCTATCCTGCAAATGCCAATGTTAGTCCTCACCACCATGCCTCTGGTGTCCAAGCCAAAACACTGCAGCTTCTCAAGGCATCTTTAACGAATATTCTCACTCTCTACTACCCATTCGCAGGAAGATTCAAAGACCGTAGTTCCATTGAATGCAGCGATGAAGGTGTTGACTTTGTGGAAGCTCGAATCAACTGTGTTTTATCTCACCTACTCCAAAACCATGATGCCGAACAACCTGAAGAATTACTACCCGTTGAGGCCGAATCAATGGGCGCTACAACAGGTAGTTTGCTTCAAGTTCAAGCCAACTTTTTTGTTTGTGGCAGCATAGCTATTTCCATATGCCTTTCCCACAAGGTAGCTGATGCAGTCTCATTTTTCACATTCGTCAAGAGTTGGTTCTCCACGGCTAGAGAGTCGTCATTTCCAGCAATGCATAATCCTGAATTTTTCTTCCGATCAGATTTTCTTCCTCCACAAAATTCTTTATTGCCTCCGCTTGATTTTAGTCGAGGCAAGTGTGTAAGGAAGAGGTTTGTTTTCAATTCTACTAGTATCGCGAAGCTGAAGGCTAAAACCGCTAGTGCAAGCGTGCAACAACCCACAAGAGCGGAAGCAGTGACGGCACTACTTTGGAAATGTGCAATGACCACATCAAGGTTAGTACAGGGGTTTTCAAGCAAATCTTTATGTTTTCGTCGCATAAATTTACGAAGCAGGTTTACCCCGCCCTTGTCAGAATTTACATTTGGCAATCTCGTGGGGTTATTGGTCACTCCCAAGAAAATGATGGATGAGGAAATGGAGATTGATTTGACGTCATCAGTTTGTCAGCTAAGGAAAGGTAGACAAGAGTTTAAGGTAGATGATCTTGAAGGTCAAGATTTGTTGTTAGGTGAAAGTGAAACTAACAAGAAGGAAATTGGAAATTTGATAAGAAAGGAGAatgttcatttctttttttgtagtTCTGTATGTGGAATGGAAGTATATGAGGCTGATTTTGGGTGGGGAAAGCCTATATGGATGTGCCTTAGCAATATAAAGAAACCAAATGTTGCTTATTTAGTGGATACAAGAGATGGTGATGGAATTGAAGCCTTGGTTTGCTTGAGTGAAGAGGAGATGGCTGTTTTTGAACGTAATGAAGAACTACTTGCCTCTGCTACTTTGAGCCCTAATATCCTTGATGTCAACATATGCGCTGGAAATAAGAATTCAAGACTCTAA
- the LOC120005180 gene encoding uncharacterized protein LOC120005180: protein MLLRSASTPILNSCFPHSTKDSSPEPDILPQIPRTCSISLSVSSSSPFSSSSHEDSIKKMIRALSESDLRELAVQQKRPFGRTLNGILLEEEIEEETSTASLWNEKECEVGGGIGGAGGKICGGGSDCGDSSNNGNDSMDAFYQRMIEANPRNGLLLGNYVRFLKEIRGDFEKAEEYCARAILANPNDGEVLSMYGDLVWQKHKDPVRAETYYDRAAKASPDDCHVMASYARFLWDAEEEEEEGEAMKEASRPCYFNGAHCSPPLAAAS, encoded by the exons ATGCTTCTTCGAAGTGCATCGACGCCAATTCTCAATTCATGCTTCCCTCACTCTACTAAAGACTCCTCGCCCGAACCCGATATTCTGCCCCAGATCCCTAGAACCTGTTCGATCTCATTATCGGTCTCTTCTTCGAGCCCGTTCTCGTCTTCTTCTCACGAAGATTCAATCAAGAAAATGATAAGAGCATTGTCCGAGTCCGATCTCAGGGAGTTGGCGGTACAGCAGAAGAGACCGTTCGGGAGGACTTTGAATGGGATTTTATTGGAGGAGGAGATCGAAGAGGAGACCTCAACGGCGTCGTTGTGGAATGAGAAGGAGTGCGAGGTTGGGGGTGGGATTGGCGGTGCTGGTGGAAAGATCTGTGGCGGCGGATCCGACTGCGGAGATTCAAGCAATAATGGGAATGATAGTATGGATGCTTTCTATCAGAGAATGATCGAGGCCAATCCGAGGAATGGGTTGCTGCTTGGGAACTACGTGAGGTTCTTGAAAGAG ATCCGAGGAGATTTTGAGAAAGCTGAAGAGTACTGTGCCAGAGCAATCTTGGCGAACCCGAACGACGGGGAGGTTCTGTCGATGTACGGTGACTTGGTGTGGCAGAAGCACAAGGACCCTGTTCGTGCAGAGACCTATTACGATCGAGCAGCCAAAGCTTCACCTGATGATTG TCATGTAATGGCTTCTTATGCTCGGTTTCTCTGGGatgctgaagaagaagaagaagaaggagaggcaATGAAGGAAGCTTCACGGCCATGTTACTTCAATGGAGCTCACTGTTCTCCTCCTTTGGCTGCTGCTTCTTAG
- the LOC120006251 gene encoding peroxidase 25 isoform X2 produces the protein MEATLMVLHLLLILVMGFSVESQLQTGFYSSSCPKAEAIIRATVESHFKMDPTIAAGLLRLHFHDCFVQGCDGSVLIIGPSAERNAPQNLGLRGFEVIDDAKSQLESLCPGVVSCADILALAARDAVDLSDGPSWSVPTGRRDGRISLSSQATSLPSPLESITAQRQKFAAKGLDDHDLVTLVGQTECRFIKYRLYNFTATGNSDPTIKQSFLAQLQAVCPKDGDGLNRIALDRDSQNKFDVSYFKNVRDGNGVLESDQRLWDDAATRNIVQKYGGTFRGLLGFRFDFEFPKAMVQMSSIEVKTGTQGEIRKVCSKFN, from the exons ATGGAGGCCACCCTAATGGTTTTACATTTACTACTGATTTTGGTGATGGGTTTTTCTGTAGAGAGCCAATTGCAAACTGggttttattcttcttcatgtCCAAAGGCAGAGGCCATAATCAGAGCCACTGTTGAATCACACTTCAAAATGGATCCAACCATCGCAGCTGGCTTGCTCAGGCTTCACTTCCACGATTGCTTTGTTCAG GGTTGTGATGGGTCAGTGTTGATTATTGGGCCTTCTGCAGAGAGGAATGCACCACAAAACCTTGGACTAAGAGGATTCGAAGTGATTGATGATGCAAAATCACAATTGGAGTCCTTGTGCCCTGGTGTTGTCTCTTGTGCTGATATTCTAGCCTTGGCTGCCCGAGATGCCGTAGACCTG AGTGACGGTCCAAGTTGGTCAGTACCAACAGGTAGAAGAGATGGCAGGATTTCATTATCATCGCAAGCCACAAGCTTACCTTCCCCTCTGGAGTCAATTACTGCCCAAAGACAGAAATTTGCAGCTAAAGGACTTGATGATCATGATCTCGTCACTCTAGttg GCCAAACAGAGTGCAGATTCATCAAATACCGTCTATACAACTTCACAGCAACAGGCAATTCAGACCCAACAATAAAGCAGTCATTCTTGGCACAACTTCAAGCGGTTTGTCCTAAAGACGGGGACGGATTGAACCGGATAGCGTTGGACAGAGACAGCCAGAACAAGTTTGATGTGAGCTATTTCAAGAATGTAAGAGATGGGAATGGAGTTTTGGAGTCTGATCAAAGACTGTGGGATGATGCAGCAACACGTAATATTGTGCAGAAATATGGTGGAACATTCAGAGGGTTGCTTGGGTTTAGGTTCGATTTCGAGTTTCCAAAAGCTATGGTTCAGATGAGTAGCATTGAAGTTAAGACTGGTACACAAGGAGAGATTAGAAAAGTATGTTCAAAGTTCAATTGA
- the LOC120005218 gene encoding uncharacterized protein LOC120005218 isoform X2, which yields MASAALLSASPSLLFLQNKQVGRCVMNLRSSLYGELILNQCSVRGFLDRSRGGPFATNSVLGRKIQKRETVIPDPDYRIPIVLLGMTGGLAYTDNLLPAAPLGLLGLLLLFQTTRVRFVFDDEALEVKVGNELQESGENVFVGGKNRWKYSTFVNWELWWPNFPILVYFKEMQTKPEGQVHFFPVIFNGKQLYDVMVERAGPSKTSGPKMP from the exons ATGGCCAGCGCTGCTCTCTTATCggcctctccttctcttctctttttgcaaA ATAAGCAAGTGGGTAGATGTGTAATGAATTTGAGAAGCTCACTTTATGGAGAACTGATACTCAACCAATGTTCTGTACGAGGGTTTCTAGATAGAAGCCGAGGAGGCCCCTTTGCGACTAACTCTGTT TTGGGGCGGAAGATCCAGAAGAGGGAGACTGTGATTCCTGACCCTGATTATCGAATACCAATTGTCTTACTTG GTATGACTGGTGGATTGGCTTACACTGATAATCTGTTACCAGCTGCCCCACTTGGTCTCCTTGGATTACTCTTATTGTTCCAG ACTACGAGAGTGAGATTTGTCTTTGATGATGAGGCTCTG GAAGTTAAAGTTGGCAACGAGCTCCAGGAATCGGGTGAAAATGTCTTTGTAGGAGGGAAAAACCGCTGGAA GTATTCAACATTTGTTAATTGGGAGCTCTGGTGGCCTAATTTCCCCATTCTAGTGTATTTTAAGGAGATGCAAACAAAGCCTGAAGGACAAGTACACTTCTTCCCAGTAATTTTT AATGGGAAGCAACTTTATGATGTCATGGTGGAGAGAGCCGGCCCTTCAAAGACCAGTGGACCCAAGATGCCCTAA
- the LOC120006211 gene encoding uncharacterized protein LOC120006211: MSSSSSSSSSSSSSMLTSQGMVFATSMAVFGTVILLALRLQKSLPIDQIPQQSLRSCLSPEGEKKKKKKKKKRVHFAEDVMEPRGNIGSNSSSSIKFKKTSYGGAKAKDRGAMPENRVALYNGILRDRVVHRFSYSCY, encoded by the exons AtgtcatcctcctcctcctcctcctcctcctcttcttcttcaatgttGACCTCACAAGGTATGGTCTTCGCCACTTCCATGGCGGTTTTCGGCACCGTAATTCTCCTCGCTCTCCGACTCCAGAAGTCTCTCCCCATCGACCAAATCCCTCAGCAATCTCTTCGATCCTGTCTCTCTCCAG agggggagaaaaagaagaagaagaaaaagaaaaagagggtgCACTTTGCAGAGGATGTGATGGAGCCCAGAGGGAATATCGGAAGCAATTCGTCTTCATCGATCAAGTTTAAGAAGACGAGCTATGGTGGAGCTAAAGCTAAAGACAGAGGAGCAATGCCAGAGAACAGAGTGGCTCTGTACAATGGGATTCTCAGAGATCGAGTCGTTCACCGTTTCTCTTACTCCTGCTATTGA
- the LOC120005218 gene encoding uncharacterized protein LOC120005218 isoform X1 → MASAALLSASPSLLFLQNKQVGRCVMNLRSSLYGELILNQCSVRGFLDRSRGGPFATNSVLGRKIQKRETVIPDPDYRIPIVLLEYKSVKAGMTGGLAYTDNLLPAAPLGLLGLLLLFQTTRVRFVFDDEALEVKVGNELQESGENVFVGGKNRWKYSTFVNWELWWPNFPILVYFKEMQTKPEGQVHFFPVIFNGKQLYDVMVERAGPSKTSGPKMP, encoded by the exons ATGGCCAGCGCTGCTCTCTTATCggcctctccttctcttctctttttgcaaA ATAAGCAAGTGGGTAGATGTGTAATGAATTTGAGAAGCTCACTTTATGGAGAACTGATACTCAACCAATGTTCTGTACGAGGGTTTCTAGATAGAAGCCGAGGAGGCCCCTTTGCGACTAACTCTGTT TTGGGGCGGAAGATCCAGAAGAGGGAGACTGTGATTCCTGACCCTGATTATCGAATACCAATTGTCTTACTTG aataCAAATCTGTTAAAGCAGGTATGACTGGTGGATTGGCTTACACTGATAATCTGTTACCAGCTGCCCCACTTGGTCTCCTTGGATTACTCTTATTGTTCCAG ACTACGAGAGTGAGATTTGTCTTTGATGATGAGGCTCTG GAAGTTAAAGTTGGCAACGAGCTCCAGGAATCGGGTGAAAATGTCTTTGTAGGAGGGAAAAACCGCTGGAA GTATTCAACATTTGTTAATTGGGAGCTCTGGTGGCCTAATTTCCCCATTCTAGTGTATTTTAAGGAGATGCAAACAAAGCCTGAAGGACAAGTACACTTCTTCCCAGTAATTTTT AATGGGAAGCAACTTTATGATGTCATGGTGGAGAGAGCCGGCCCTTCAAAGACCAGTGGACCCAAGATGCCCTAA
- the LOC120006210 gene encoding CBL-interacting serine/threonine-protein kinase 24-like has translation MKRVTVTRRLGKYEVGRTIGQGTFAKVKFAQHTETGQSVAMKIMAKSTILKHRMVDQIKREISIMKIVRHPNIVRLHEVLASQTKIYIILEFVTGGELFDKIVHQGRLPENECRRYFQQLIDAVAHCHSRGVYHRDLKPENLLLDANANLKVSDFGLSALLQQGVDLLHTVCGTPNYVAPEVLRNQGYNGAAADVWSCGVILFVLMAGYLPFYETDLPTLYQKIIAAEYSCPYWFSPGAKSLIDNILDPNPKTRIQIEGIRKQSWFRKNYVPVRHKVEDDVNLDDVCAVFDDIEDRFVAEHSGKNEKGPLMMNAFEMITLSQGLNLSALFDRRQDFVKRHTRFVSRKPAKVIISTIEAVAGAMCLKVQTRNYKTRLEGISTNNGKLAVVLEVFEVAPSLFMVDVHKASGETLEYHKFYKGFCAKLENIIWKPADGLGDSNLLRTRTC, from the exons ATGAAAAGGGTAACGGTTACAAGAAGGTTGGGTAAGTATGAGGTGGGCAGAACCATCGGCCAAGGAACCTTCGCCAAAGTCAAGTTTGCGCAGCATACGGAGACGGGCCAGAGCGTGGCCATGAAAATTATGGCCAAAAGCACCATTCTTAAGCACAGAATGGTTGATCAG ATTAAAAGAGAGATATCGATCATGAAGATTGTAAGGCATCCAAACATAGTTAGGTTGCATGAG GTTTTGGCTAGCCAAACGAAGATCTATATTATTCTCGAGTTTGTAACTGGAGGAGAGCTATTTGATAAAATT GTCCACCAAGGAAGGCTTCCTGAAAATGAATGTAGGAGATATTTTCAACAGCTAATAGATGCAGTTGCTCATTGTCATAGTAGGGGTGTATACCACAGAGACCTTAAG CCTGAAAATCTTCTTCTTGATGCTAATGCTAATTTAAAGGTGTCCGACTTTGGACTTAGTGCATTGCTCCAGCAA GGCGTTGATCTTCTTCACACTGTATGTGGAACACCGAATTACGTTGCACCTGAG GTGCTGAGAAACCAGGGTTACAATGGGGCAGCTGCTGATGTCTGGTCATGTGGCGTCATACTCTTCGTTCTGATGGCTGGGTATCTCCCATTTTATGAGACAGACCTCCCAACATTGTACCAAAAG ATAATTGCTGCAGAATATTCTTGTCCGTATTGGTTTTCTCCTGGGGCTAAGTCGTTGATAGACAATATACTTGACCCCAATCCCAAAACT CGTATCCAAATTGAAGGAATCAGAAAGCAGTCATGGTTCAGGAAAAATTATGTGCCTGTCAGACATAAAGTAGAAGATGATGTGAATTTGGATGATGTTTGTGCAGTTTTTGATGACATCGAG GATCGTTTTGTAGCTGAGCATTCGGGAAAAAACGAGAAGGGGCCTTTGATGATGAATGCATTTGAGATGATTACCCTGTCTCAAGGATTGAATCTATCAGCGTTGTTTGACAGACGGCAG GATTTCGTAAAAAGGCATACTCGTTTTGTTTCTCGAAAACCAGCAAAAGTTATAATTTCAACTATTGAAGCTGTTGCAGGGGCCATGTGCCTCAAGGTTCAGACACGCAATTATAAG ACAAGACTCGAAGGGATCTCTACAAATAATGGAAAACTTGCGGTAGTGCTAGAG GTTTTCGAAGTTGCACCATCACTTTTCATGGTAGATGTCCATAAGGCTTCTGGAGAAACGCTTGAATATCACAAG TTCTACAAGGGTTTCTGTGCTAAATTGGAGAATATCATTTGGAAGCCAGCGGATGGTCTTGGAGACTCCAATCTGCTTAGAACAAGGACTTGCTGA
- the LOC120005220 gene encoding protein BUNDLE SHEATH DEFECTIVE 2, chloroplastic: protein MANSLCLSPICSFQPLNKPGTVTGFSIERKSLQVNELSKHSRTTKFQTLEVKATNSNQTSKPNSIVCADCDGNGAVLCSQCKGNGVNSVDHFNGQFKAGGLCWLCRGKKDILCGNCNGAGFVGGFMSTHDD, encoded by the exons ATGGCTAACTCGCTGTGTTTATCACCTATTTGTTCCTTTCAACCCCTAAACAAGCCAG GTACGGTTACTGGGTTTTCAATTGAGAGAAAGAGTCTTCAAGTAAATGAGTTGTCTAAGCACTCTAGAACTACAAAGTTTCAGACTTTGGAGGTTAAG GCTACAAATAGTAATCAAACTTCCAAGCCAAATAGCATAGTTTGCGCAGATTGTGATGGAAATG GTGCTGTGCTATGTTCTCAGTGCAAAGGTAATGGAGTAAATTCAGTCGACCACTTCAATGGACAGTTTAAAGCTGGTGGACTGTGTTGGCTTTGCAG AGGTAAGAAGGACATTCTGTGTGGAAATTGTAATGGAGCTGGCTTTGTTGGTGGATTCATGAGCACTCACGATGATTGA
- the LOC120006251 gene encoding peroxidase 25 isoform X1, whose amino-acid sequence MEATLMVLHLLLILVMGFSVESQLQTGFYSSSCPKAEAIIRATVESHFKMDPTIAAGLLRLHFHDCFVQGCDGSVLIIGPSAERNAPQNLGLRGFEVIDDAKSQLESLCPGVVSCADILALAARDAVDLSDGPSWSVPTGRRDGRISLSSQATSLPSPLESITAQRQKFAAKGLDDHDLVTLVGAHTIGQTECRFIKYRLYNFTATGNSDPTIKQSFLAQLQAVCPKDGDGLNRIALDRDSQNKFDVSYFKNVRDGNGVLESDQRLWDDAATRNIVQKYGGTFRGLLGFRFDFEFPKAMVQMSSIEVKTGTQGEIRKVCSKFN is encoded by the exons ATGGAGGCCACCCTAATGGTTTTACATTTACTACTGATTTTGGTGATGGGTTTTTCTGTAGAGAGCCAATTGCAAACTGggttttattcttcttcatgtCCAAAGGCAGAGGCCATAATCAGAGCCACTGTTGAATCACACTTCAAAATGGATCCAACCATCGCAGCTGGCTTGCTCAGGCTTCACTTCCACGATTGCTTTGTTCAG GGTTGTGATGGGTCAGTGTTGATTATTGGGCCTTCTGCAGAGAGGAATGCACCACAAAACCTTGGACTAAGAGGATTCGAAGTGATTGATGATGCAAAATCACAATTGGAGTCCTTGTGCCCTGGTGTTGTCTCTTGTGCTGATATTCTAGCCTTGGCTGCCCGAGATGCCGTAGACCTG AGTGACGGTCCAAGTTGGTCAGTACCAACAGGTAGAAGAGATGGCAGGATTTCATTATCATCGCAAGCCACAAGCTTACCTTCCCCTCTGGAGTCAATTACTGCCCAAAGACAGAAATTTGCAGCTAAAGGACTTGATGATCATGATCTCGTCACTCTAGttg GGGCACACACAATAGGCCAAACAGAGTGCAGATTCATCAAATACCGTCTATACAACTTCACAGCAACAGGCAATTCAGACCCAACAATAAAGCAGTCATTCTTGGCACAACTTCAAGCGGTTTGTCCTAAAGACGGGGACGGATTGAACCGGATAGCGTTGGACAGAGACAGCCAGAACAAGTTTGATGTGAGCTATTTCAAGAATGTAAGAGATGGGAATGGAGTTTTGGAGTCTGATCAAAGACTGTGGGATGATGCAGCAACACGTAATATTGTGCAGAAATATGGTGGAACATTCAGAGGGTTGCTTGGGTTTAGGTTCGATTTCGAGTTTCCAAAAGCTATGGTTCAGATGAGTAGCATTGAAGTTAAGACTGGTACACAAGGAGAGATTAGAAAAGTATGTTCAAAGTTCAATTGA